The Bradyrhizobium sp. WBAH42 genome includes a window with the following:
- a CDS encoding NAD(P)-dependent oxidoreductase: MAGDPRRWQIGLVGYGEVGRILAEDLRQQDINVSAYDIKLGGEQGVPLKEHAAKFGVALATSHAELTAKSDFIISAVTASQAVPVAKACAPAINQGTWFLDFNSASPGAKQRAAALIDGAAGRYVEGAVMTSVPPYRIKVPLLLGGPGARELEPLLNVIGFAAKVASDKLGVSSAVKMCRSIMIKGLEAMVIESFTTARAYGVEDAVLASLAETFPSIDWEKQGAYCFQRVIEHGRRRAEEVREVAETVREAGLTPWSAQGTAERQAWMADLADEGLFGLRGSSEFARSADWRTEADRILTRINRTK, from the coding sequence ATGGCAGGTGATCCCAGGCGCTGGCAGATCGGGCTGGTCGGCTATGGCGAGGTCGGCCGGATTCTGGCCGAGGATTTGCGCCAGCAGGATATCAATGTCTCGGCCTACGACATCAAGCTCGGAGGCGAGCAGGGTGTGCCGCTGAAGGAGCATGCGGCGAAATTCGGTGTCGCTCTCGCAACCTCTCACGCGGAGCTGACCGCAAAATCCGATTTCATCATCTCAGCGGTCACGGCGAGCCAGGCCGTTCCGGTGGCAAAGGCCTGTGCCCCGGCGATCAACCAGGGCACCTGGTTTCTCGATTTCAACTCGGCCTCTCCCGGCGCCAAGCAGCGCGCGGCGGCGCTGATCGATGGTGCAGCCGGGCGTTATGTCGAGGGCGCGGTGATGACCTCGGTGCCGCCTTATCGCATCAAGGTGCCGCTCTTGCTCGGCGGGCCCGGCGCCAGAGAGCTCGAGCCGCTTCTGAACGTGATCGGCTTCGCGGCCAAGGTGGCCAGTGACAAGCTCGGCGTGTCCTCGGCCGTCAAAATGTGCCGCAGCATCATGATCAAGGGCCTCGAGGCCATGGTCATCGAGAGTTTTACGACCGCGCGCGCCTATGGTGTCGAGGATGCGGTGCTGGCTTCGCTTGCGGAAACGTTTCCCAGCATCGACTGGGAGAAGCAGGGTGCCTACTGCTTCCAGCGGGTGATCGAGCACGGCCGCCGCCGGGCCGAGGAGGTGCGGGAGGTTGCCGAGACCGTGCGCGAGGCGGGGCTGACGCCGTGGTCGGCGCAAGGCACGGCCGAGCGGCAGGCCTGGATGGCCGATCTCGCCGATGAGGGGCTGTTCGGGTTGAGGGGCAGCAGCGAGTTCGCCCGCAGTGCGGATTGGCGCACCGAGGCCGACCGGATACTTACCAGGATCAATCGGACGAAATAG
- a CDS encoding amidohydrolase family protein encodes MTTQTAFDLIFRNALLRSSAAPVDIGVKDGRFAAVAPKLACEAAEVDLGGLLALPGFVDTHIHLDKACLLGRCGHDHGSVSDAIRAVAGMKKDFTIEDVYARGARVLERAIVNGTTRMRTHVEIDPRIGLRGFEAVKALKRDYAWAIDLELCVFPQEGLTNDPGAEELLAQALRDGGEVIGGCPYMDTDPNAHLARIFDLAEEFDVDVDLHLDFDLDPSWWHLDEVCRQTEQRNYGGRVAIGHATKLSALPPDRMKAATAQLARSGVAVTVLPATDLYLMGREATHNAPRGLTLAHKLAGDGVLCSVATNNVLNPFTPFGDASLLRMANFYANVAHASVSDFDTCLDLVTELPARLMNLADYGIKVGNPADLIVLDTKDSRFPIAELPDVLMGFKEGRQTFARARPTLFKS; translated from the coding sequence ATGACCACCCAAACCGCCTTCGACCTGATCTTCCGCAACGCGCTGTTGCGCTCTTCCGCCGCACCCGTCGATATCGGCGTGAAGGACGGCCGTTTCGCCGCGGTCGCGCCAAAGCTGGCCTGCGAGGCCGCCGAGGTCGATCTCGGCGGCCTCCTCGCCCTGCCCGGCTTCGTCGACACCCACATCCATCTCGACAAGGCCTGCCTGCTCGGCCGCTGCGGCCACGATCACGGCAGCGTCTCGGACGCGATCCGCGCCGTCGCCGGGATGAAGAAGGACTTCACAATCGAGGACGTCTACGCGCGCGGCGCCAGAGTGCTCGAACGCGCCATCGTCAACGGCACGACGCGCATGCGCACGCATGTCGAGATCGACCCGCGCATCGGCCTCCGCGGCTTCGAGGCGGTCAAGGCGCTGAAGCGCGATTACGCGTGGGCGATTGATCTCGAGCTCTGCGTCTTCCCGCAGGAAGGCCTGACCAACGATCCCGGAGCCGAGGAGCTGCTGGCCCAGGCGCTGCGCGACGGCGGCGAGGTCATCGGCGGCTGTCCCTACATGGACACCGACCCGAACGCCCATCTCGCGCGCATCTTCGATCTCGCCGAGGAATTCGACGTCGACGTCGACCTCCATCTCGATTTCGACCTCGATCCCTCCTGGTGGCATCTCGACGAGGTCTGCCGCCAGACCGAGCAGCGCAACTACGGCGGACGCGTCGCGATAGGCCATGCGACAAAACTGTCGGCATTGCCGCCGGACCGGATGAAGGCGGCCACTGCGCAACTGGCAAGATCGGGCGTTGCGGTCACGGTGCTGCCCGCGACCGATCTCTATCTGATGGGGCGCGAGGCCACGCACAACGCGCCGCGCGGGCTGACCCTCGCCCACAAGCTTGCCGGCGATGGCGTGCTCTGCTCGGTCGCCACCAACAACGTGCTCAACCCCTTCACGCCGTTCGGCGATGCCTCGCTGCTGCGGATGGCGAACTTCTACGCCAATGTCGCGCACGCCTCGGTCAGCGACTTCGACACGTGCCTAGACCTCGTGACCGAGCTGCCAGCCCGGCTGATGAACCTCGCCGACTACGGCATCAAGGTCGGCAATCCCGCCGATCTGATCGTGCTGGATACGAAGGACAGCCGATTCCCTATCGCCGAGCTGCCTGACGTCCTGATGGGCTTCAAGGAGGGCCGGCAGACATTTGCGCGGGCGCGGCCGACCCTGTTCAAGAGCTGA
- a CDS encoding nuclear transport factor 2 family protein — protein sequence MSTPAKAESPMTDAEIVEAYLTASMIPDPDAAATYMKPGTVITFTGGRTFDHPRGPTGFNAKRYRWVKKKMDRFDVCPGPDETVVYSVGTLYGEWMDGTPFEGNRYVDRFVVRGGQIVKMDVWNDSAERILVQRGIEA from the coding sequence ATGTCCACTCCCGCAAAAGCCGAAAGCCCGATGACTGACGCAGAGATTGTCGAAGCCTATCTCACCGCTTCGATGATACCGGATCCCGACGCCGCTGCGACCTATATGAAGCCGGGCACGGTGATCACGTTCACCGGCGGTCGAACGTTCGACCATCCGCGCGGGCCGACCGGCTTCAACGCGAAGCGCTATCGCTGGGTCAAGAAGAAGATGGACCGGTTCGACGTCTGTCCGGGCCCGGACGAGACCGTCGTCTACAGCGTCGGCACGCTCTATGGCGAGTGGATGGACGGCACGCCGTTCGAGGGCAACCGCTATGTCGATCGCTTCGTGGTGAGGGGTGGGCAGATCGTGAAGATGGACGTCTGGAATGACAGCGCCGAGCGCATCCTCGTCCAGCGCGGGATCGAGGCCTAA
- a CDS encoding GntR family transcriptional regulator, with the protein MAARASSKTSESSDKVSVICRALRRAIIEQALEPGAKLPEDALGERFGVSRTIARHALGQLAAEGLVELRRNRIAVVATPSWQEARDAFDIRIELERLVVRQLAGKLTKAQIAELNAHVDAEDRARGGTDAVSIRLATEFHILLAHMTNSPILVRYVSEVAYRCCLTLSLYSRPHSTECAINEHRAIIAALAKGDAAKVMELMHHHLDSVANRALVAPTPQRGRDLLDILAPYADEVTSNRVIKLPKVARRS; encoded by the coding sequence ATGGCGGCGCGCGCCAGCAGCAAGACTTCGGAATCATCGGACAAGGTCAGCGTGATCTGCCGCGCGCTCCGGCGCGCGATCATCGAGCAGGCGCTGGAGCCCGGCGCCAAGCTGCCGGAAGATGCGCTCGGCGAACGTTTCGGCGTCAGCCGCACCATTGCCCGCCACGCGCTGGGCCAACTCGCCGCCGAAGGCCTGGTCGAACTCCGCCGCAACCGGATCGCGGTGGTGGCGACGCCGAGCTGGCAGGAGGCGCGCGATGCCTTCGACATCCGTATCGAGCTCGAACGCCTCGTCGTGCGCCAGCTCGCGGGCAAGCTGACCAAGGCGCAGATCGCCGAGCTGAACGCCCATGTCGATGCCGAGGATCGCGCCCGCGGCGGGACGGATGCGGTGTCGATCCGGCTCGCGACCGAATTCCACATTCTGCTCGCCCACATGACGAACAGCCCGATCCTGGTGCGCTATGTCAGCGAGGTCGCCTATCGCTGCTGCCTGACGCTGTCACTCTACAGCCGGCCGCATTCCACCGAATGCGCCATCAACGAGCACCGCGCCATCATCGCAGCGCTGGCGAAGGGCGACGCGGCCAAGGTGATGGAATTGATGCATCATCACCTGGATTCCGTGGCCAATCGCGCACTGGTCGCCCCCACTCCGCAGCGCGGCCGCGATCTGCTCGACATCCTCGCACCCTACGCGGACGAGGTGACGAGCAATCGGGTGATCAAGCTGCCGAAGGTGGCTCGAAGAAGTTAG
- a CDS encoding ABC transporter ATP-binding protein, producing the protein MRMQPNAQFDGQPVPEGSATTAIELSEASVTFGRGDRAVPALSKTTLKIADGEFVALVGPSGCGKSTILRLVSGLVQPTSGVVIVGGREVAARAMRVGMAFQNPTMLPWMTIERNIMLPLKIVEPFRSNFRKLRKTEFRDKANALLEQVGLKGFGNRYPWQLSGGMLQRANLCRALIHEPRMLLLDEPFGALDQFTREELWAILQNLWMTHKPTVLLVTHDLREAGFLASRICVMSARPGRILDDSSVEFARPRTVAMTFEPHFVALNQKLRAFIEDARSAAQQGAG; encoded by the coding sequence ATGCGCATGCAACCCAACGCCCAGTTCGACGGCCAGCCCGTTCCCGAAGGCTCTGCGACGACCGCCATCGAGCTGTCCGAGGCCTCGGTGACCTTCGGGCGCGGCGACCGCGCCGTGCCTGCTTTGTCGAAGACCACGCTCAAGATTGCCGACGGCGAGTTTGTCGCACTGGTCGGCCCGTCCGGATGCGGCAAATCGACCATTTTGCGTCTGGTCAGCGGCCTGGTGCAGCCGACCAGCGGCGTCGTCATCGTCGGCGGCCGCGAGGTCGCGGCGCGGGCGATGCGGGTTGGCATGGCCTTTCAGAACCCGACCATGCTGCCCTGGATGACAATCGAGCGGAACATCATGCTGCCGCTGAAGATCGTCGAGCCGTTCCGCTCGAATTTCCGGAAGCTCCGCAAGACCGAGTTTCGCGACAAGGCCAACGCCCTGCTGGAGCAGGTCGGCCTCAAGGGCTTTGGCAATCGATATCCCTGGCAGCTCTCCGGCGGCATGCTCCAGCGCGCCAATCTCTGCCGCGCGCTGATCCACGAGCCGCGCATGCTGCTGCTCGACGAGCCCTTCGGCGCGCTCGACCAGTTCACCCGCGAGGAGCTGTGGGCGATCCTCCAGAACCTCTGGATGACACACAAGCCGACCGTGCTGCTGGTGACGCATGACCTGCGCGAGGCGGGCTTTCTTGCCAGCCGTATCTGCGTGATGAGCGCGCGTCCCGGCCGCATCCTCGACGACAGCTCCGTCGAGTTCGCGCGGCCGCGCACCGTTGCGATGACCTTCGAGCCGCATTTCGTCGCGCTGAACCAGAAGCTGCGCGCCTTCATCGAGGATGCGCGCAGCGCGGCCCAGCAGGGAGCAGGCTGA
- a CDS encoding ABC transporter permease: MFGIDIRQKAWSAGLIVLFFVAWELFCLMTGMSDLVLPRPSQVFVTLVQRFPVLWPHIVQTLATTMLGFVLGVALGVALGAIIGVSKTAYDTCYPLLIGFSSIPKVAVVPIFVLWFGSGTVPAVLTALSICFFPIVVNIATGLATTEPELEDVLKALGASKLDILWNVGLPRTMPFFFASLKVAISYAFVGAVLSETVASNRGIGNVMMTASSNFNVPLVFAGLFVLAGLGVALYVVFSLIEGQVTGWATRKNDVIAT, translated from the coding sequence ATGTTCGGGATCGATATCAGGCAGAAGGCGTGGTCGGCGGGGCTGATCGTGCTGTTCTTCGTCGCCTGGGAGCTGTTCTGCCTGATGACCGGCATGTCCGACCTGGTGCTGCCGCGGCCCTCGCAGGTGTTCGTGACGCTGGTCCAGCGCTTCCCGGTGCTGTGGCCGCATATCGTGCAGACGCTCGCCACCACCATGCTCGGCTTCGTGCTTGGCGTCGCGCTCGGTGTCGCCCTCGGCGCGATCATCGGCGTCTCGAAGACGGCCTACGACACCTGCTATCCGCTGCTGATCGGCTTCTCCTCGATCCCGAAGGTCGCGGTGGTGCCGATCTTCGTGCTGTGGTTCGGCTCCGGCACGGTGCCGGCGGTGCTGACGGCACTGTCGATCTGCTTCTTCCCGATCGTCGTCAATATCGCTACGGGCCTTGCCACCACCGAGCCCGAGCTCGAGGACGTGTTGAAGGCGCTCGGCGCCAGCAAGCTCGACATCCTCTGGAACGTCGGCTTGCCGCGCACCATGCCGTTCTTCTTTGCTTCGCTGAAGGTCGCGATCTCCTATGCCTTCGTCGGCGCGGTGCTGTCGGAGACCGTCGCCTCCAACCGCGGCATCGGCAACGTCATGATGACCGCGTCCTCCAATTTCAACGTGCCGCTGGTGTTTGCCGGCCTGTTCGTGCTCGCCGGCCTCGGCGTCGCGCTCTACGTCGTGTTCTCGCTGATCGAAGGGCAGGTCACCGGCTGGGCCACCCGCAAGAACGACGTGATCGCCACCTGA
- a CDS encoding ABC transporter substrate-binding protein, with translation MLRKVTAALLGLALSAGAATAQDTTIKFTLGWKTQGSDAAFFYAKDNGFFKEEGLNVVIDQGEGSGATVTRVMSGAYDAGFGDVNAIIQNASTKPQEAPVMVYMMWNQPPFAIVAKKTSGINTIKDFEGHTLGGAQGTPTTRLLPVFTRKNGLDGEKIKISNMAPNLQEPMLIKGDIDAALVFNITSYFNLVLNRQDPDKDFKWFSFGEYGLDLYSNGVMVSRKLIASNPKAVAGLVRAINKGAIAVARDQNAGMKAALNYDNLINAEVEKRRLQYSFEKLIVSAEMKEIGIGDIKDDRMTRAIGIVVEGYQLARAPTPAEVFSREFLPPRAERELVYTAN, from the coding sequence ATGTTGAGGAAAGTCACCGCCGCGCTGCTGGGATTGGCGCTGTCCGCAGGGGCCGCCACGGCGCAGGACACCACGATCAAGTTCACGCTGGGCTGGAAAACCCAGGGTAGCGATGCCGCCTTCTTCTATGCCAAGGACAACGGCTTCTTCAAAGAGGAAGGCCTCAACGTCGTCATCGATCAGGGCGAGGGCTCCGGCGCCACCGTCACGCGCGTGATGTCCGGTGCCTACGACGCCGGCTTCGGCGACGTCAACGCCATCATCCAGAACGCCTCGACCAAGCCGCAGGAGGCGCCCGTCATGGTCTACATGATGTGGAATCAGCCGCCATTCGCGATCGTCGCCAAGAAGACCAGCGGCATCAACACTATCAAGGACTTCGAAGGCCACACGCTCGGCGGTGCGCAGGGCACGCCGACGACGCGCCTGTTGCCGGTGTTCACCCGCAAGAACGGGCTCGACGGCGAGAAGATCAAGATCTCCAACATGGCGCCGAACCTGCAGGAGCCGATGCTGATCAAGGGCGACATCGATGCGGCCCTGGTCTTCAACATCACCAGCTATTTCAACCTGGTGCTCAACCGCCAGGATCCGGACAAGGACTTCAAATGGTTCTCGTTCGGCGAGTATGGTCTCGATCTCTATTCGAACGGCGTGATGGTCTCCCGCAAGCTGATCGCCTCGAACCCGAAGGCCGTCGCGGGCCTCGTGCGCGCCATCAACAAGGGCGCGATCGCGGTTGCCAGGGACCAGAATGCCGGCATGAAGGCGGCGCTGAACTACGACAACCTCATCAACGCCGAGGTGGAGAAGCGCCGGCTGCAATATTCCTTCGAGAAGCTGATCGTCTCGGCGGAGATGAAGGAGATCGGCATCGGCGACATCAAGGACGACCGCATGACCCGCGCCATCGGCATCGTGGTCGAGGGCTATCAGCTCGCCCGCGCCCCGACGCCGGCGGAGGTGTTTTCGCGCGAATTCCTGCCGCCGCGCGCGGAGCGGGAGCTGGTGTATACTGCCAACTGA
- a CDS encoding amidohydrolase family protein encodes MATEISATSLFRGPDRGVSDNVVLQHDGGVITDISEGAGPGPRSFVIPAFVNAHDHARATASSFGAVGMPLESWILRTALGAPVDPYLTAVSALARSAKAGCAAMMVHYTRPSGTMPLVDEAKAVAKAASDVGIRIAFALAVRDQNPIVYGDAEPVLSGLPGSDRKTIEDLFVRAPMSPKAYIELTDAIAAAIAGPMVDVQLGPAGVQWCSKPLLEAVAENSARTGRRMHMHLLETMYQRAWADRHFPDMVRWLRDVGFLSERLTLAHCIHARPEELEMIAASGARIVTNFSSNMHLRSGLAPIAAAHRCGCAITVGVDGLALDEDDDILREMRLVQMVHGGVGFKATWTPTEMFSFAVRNGRRATGAPGSGELAAGNPADYVVIDLDRLDRDQIMPVDPMALLFARGNASLVREVVVAGKTIVRDGICAGIDLPAVEQELRAMYRANVGKLDSFRRMWPSLSDRLSGWFEQQLTCE; translated from the coding sequence ATGGCCACGGAGATCTCGGCAACCAGCCTGTTCCGTGGCCCTGACCGTGGCGTCAGCGACAACGTCGTGCTGCAGCACGACGGCGGCGTTATCACCGATATCTCGGAAGGCGCGGGGCCGGGGCCGCGCTCCTTCGTCATCCCCGCCTTCGTCAACGCCCATGATCATGCCCGCGCCACCGCCTCGTCCTTCGGCGCTGTCGGCATGCCCCTGGAAAGCTGGATTCTGCGTACCGCGCTGGGCGCGCCCGTTGATCCCTATCTGACCGCCGTCTCTGCGCTGGCCCGCTCCGCCAAGGCAGGCTGCGCGGCGATGATGGTCCACTACACGCGCCCGAGCGGGACGATGCCGCTGGTGGACGAAGCCAAGGCCGTTGCGAAAGCCGCATCCGACGTCGGCATCCGCATCGCGTTTGCATTGGCGGTGCGCGACCAGAACCCCATCGTCTACGGTGATGCCGAGCCGGTGCTTTCAGGGCTCCCCGGGAGCGATCGCAAGACCATCGAGGATCTCTTCGTTCGCGCGCCGATGTCGCCGAAGGCCTATATCGAGCTGACCGATGCGATTGCCGCAGCCATCGCCGGGCCGATGGTCGACGTGCAGCTTGGGCCCGCCGGCGTGCAATGGTGCTCGAAGCCGCTGCTGGAGGCGGTGGCGGAGAACTCCGCGCGGACCGGCCGCCGCATGCACATGCATCTGCTGGAAACAATGTACCAGCGCGCCTGGGCCGACCGGCATTTTCCCGACATGGTGCGCTGGCTGCGCGATGTCGGCTTTCTCTCGGAGCGGCTGACGCTGGCGCATTGCATTCACGCCCGTCCCGAAGAGCTCGAGATGATCGCGGCCTCCGGCGCGCGCATCGTCACCAATTTCAGCTCGAACATGCATCTGCGCTCGGGCCTTGCTCCGATTGCCGCCGCGCACAGATGCGGCTGCGCCATCACCGTCGGCGTCGACGGCCTGGCGCTGGACGAGGATGACGACATTTTGCGCGAGATGCGGCTGGTGCAGATGGTTCATGGCGGCGTCGGCTTCAAGGCGACGTGGACGCCGACCGAGATGTTTTCGTTCGCCGTCCGCAACGGCCGCCGCGCAACCGGCGCGCCTGGAAGTGGGGAGCTCGCCGCCGGCAATCCGGCCGACTACGTCGTGATCGATCTCGATCGGCTCGATCGAGACCAGATCATGCCGGTCGATCCCATGGCGCTGCTGTTTGCGCGTGGCAACGCGTCGCTGGTGAGGGAGGTCGTCGTCGCCGGCAAGACGATCGTGCGGGACGGGATCTGCGCCGGCATCGACCTGCCAGCCGTCGAGCAGGAATTGCGGGCGATGTACCGCGCCAATGTCGGCAAGCTCGACAGCTTCCGGCGGATGTGGCCGTCCCTGTCGGATCGGCTGAGCGGCTGGTTCGAGCAGCAGCTGACCTGCGAGTGA
- a CDS encoding amino acid ABC transporter substrate-binding protein, whose product MRLPTVLLALTCLAGAASAEDLTGTLQKVKETKKITLGYQEASVPFSYLDGNQKPVGFAMDICLGIVDAVKKQLGMPDISVETVAVTSSNRIPLMVNGTLDLHCSATTNNADRQKQVAFTNTHFLSATRFAARKAANIKTIDDLKGKAVTAVAGSVNLTQLAKVNTERNLGINIMPAKDQAEAFLLLETDRAQAYALDDVQLAVAIARSKEPQAYMISEEAFSKPEPYGIMLRREDAPFKALADRATAELYASPEIEVLYKKWLQSPTPPNGLNYNVPMSSALRNAFKKPSSSADPDVYAVN is encoded by the coding sequence ATGCGCCTACCGACCGTTCTCCTGGCCCTGACATGTCTTGCGGGCGCAGCTTCAGCCGAAGACCTCACGGGCACGCTTCAGAAGGTGAAGGAGACCAAGAAGATCACGCTGGGCTATCAGGAGGCCTCGGTCCCGTTCAGCTATCTCGACGGCAACCAGAAGCCGGTCGGCTTTGCCATGGACATCTGCCTTGGGATCGTCGATGCCGTGAAGAAGCAACTCGGGATGCCCGACATTTCGGTCGAGACCGTCGCGGTGACGTCCTCGAACCGGATTCCCTTGATGGTCAACGGCACGCTCGATCTGCATTGCTCGGCGACCACCAACAATGCCGACCGCCAGAAGCAGGTCGCCTTCACCAACACGCATTTTCTCAGCGCGACGCGGTTCGCGGCCAGGAAGGCGGCGAACATCAAGACCATCGACGATCTCAAGGGCAAGGCGGTCACGGCGGTGGCGGGATCTGTGAACCTGACGCAGCTCGCCAAGGTCAACACCGAGCGCAATCTCGGCATCAACATCATGCCCGCCAAGGACCAGGCCGAGGCCTTCCTGCTGCTGGAGACCGACCGCGCCCAGGCCTATGCGCTCGACGACGTCCAGCTCGCGGTCGCGATCGCGCGGTCGAAGGAGCCGCAGGCCTACATGATCAGCGAGGAAGCGTTCTCCAAGCCCGAGCCTTACGGCATCATGCTGCGGCGGGAGGACGCGCCGTTCAAGGCGCTCGCCGATCGCGCCACCGCGGAGCTTTATGCCAGCCCGGAGATCGAGGTGCTCTACAAGAAGTGGCTGCAATCGCCGACGCCGCCGAACGGCCTCAACTACAACGTCCCGATGTCATCCGCCTTGCGCAACGCCTTCAAGAAGCCGAGCTCGAGCGCCGATCCTGACGTGTACGCGGTGAACTGA
- a CDS encoding long-chain fatty acid--CoA ligase, with product MQGLMMDMPLLISGLIQYAADYHGEAEIVAREIEGDIHRYTYAEAHPRIRRMALALKRLGMRQGDRVGTLAWNTHRHFEMFYAAPGMGYVLHTVNPRLFPEQLVYIINHAEDRLLFIDRATLPIVEAIAPQLKTVEAYVVMSSRERMPETKLTNVHCYEELLEKETDAGFAWPEFDEKSASTICYTSGTTGNPKGVIYSHRAAILQTMTCCNFDFLSGHVEGVREVMMPMAPLFHGNGWNMPFSAPYTGSKLVLPGRNYEPDKLYELLEGEKVTLSAGVPSFWLILLDWLGRTGNRFSTLRATLSSGSAPPRAMVEKLKREYNVDYIQAWGMTEALGCSMPGLRPGSEHLSETEKFDRRQVSGRACFGTHLRIVDDAGIELPRDGKTVGHLRARGPWVASGYMKLDEGLDRDGWLITGDMAVIDPQGHVTLTDRSKDVIKSGGEWISSIQLEDIALSHPDVLQAAVVAISHEKWQERPLLLVVRKKGATVDGKTLLEHMRPKLASWWLPDAVEFLDEFPMTGTGKVLKSALRERFREYRVG from the coding sequence ATGCAGGGATTGATGATGGACATGCCGCTGCTGATCAGCGGCCTGATCCAATATGCGGCCGACTATCATGGCGAAGCCGAGATCGTCGCACGCGAGATCGAGGGCGACATCCATCGCTACACCTATGCCGAGGCCCATCCGCGCATCAGGCGCATGGCGCTGGCGCTGAAGCGGCTCGGCATGAGGCAAGGCGACCGCGTCGGAACGCTGGCCTGGAACACGCACCGGCATTTCGAGATGTTCTATGCGGCGCCGGGCATGGGCTACGTGCTGCATACCGTTAATCCCAGGCTGTTTCCCGAGCAGCTCGTCTACATCATCAACCACGCCGAGGATCGCCTGCTCTTCATCGACCGCGCCACGCTGCCGATCGTGGAGGCGATCGCGCCGCAGCTGAAGACGGTCGAGGCTTATGTCGTGATGTCCTCGCGCGAGCGAATGCCCGAGACGAAGCTTACGAATGTGCATTGTTACGAAGAGCTTCTTGAGAAGGAGACCGATGCCGGCTTCGCCTGGCCGGAGTTCGACGAGAAATCCGCCTCGACGATCTGCTACACTTCGGGCACGACGGGCAATCCCAAGGGCGTGATCTATTCGCACCGCGCCGCGATCCTGCAGACCATGACCTGCTGCAATTTCGACTTCCTGTCCGGACATGTCGAAGGCGTGCGCGAGGTGATGATGCCGATGGCGCCGCTGTTTCACGGCAATGGCTGGAACATGCCGTTCAGCGCGCCCTATACAGGATCGAAGCTCGTGCTGCCCGGTCGCAACTACGAGCCGGACAAGCTCTACGAATTGCTGGAAGGCGAGAAGGTGACGCTGTCGGCGGGCGTGCCGAGCTTCTGGCTGATCCTGCTCGATTGGCTCGGGCGGACCGGCAACAGATTCTCGACCTTACGGGCGACGTTGTCGTCGGGCTCGGCCCCGCCGCGCGCGATGGTCGAGAAGCTCAAGCGCGAGTACAATGTCGATTACATCCAGGCCTGGGGCATGACCGAGGCGCTGGGCTGCTCGATGCCGGGGCTGCGGCCAGGCTCGGAGCATCTCAGCGAGACGGAGAAATTCGACCGCCGTCAGGTCTCCGGCCGCGCCTGCTTCGGCACGCATTTGCGCATCGTCGACGACGCCGGCATCGAGCTGCCGCGCGACGGCAAGACGGTCGGGCATCTGCGCGCCCGCGGCCCCTGGGTCGCCTCCGGCTACATGAAGCTGGACGAGGGCCTCGACCGCGACGGCTGGCTGATCACCGGCGACATGGCCGTGATCGACCCACAAGGCCACGTCACGCTGACCGACCGTTCCAAGGACGTGATCAAGTCCGGCGGCGAGTGGATCTCCTCGATCCAGCTCGAGGACATCGCCCTGTCCCACCCCGATGTGCTGCAAGCGGCCGTCGTCGCGATCAGCCACGAGAAATGGCAGGAGCGCCCCCTGCTCCTCGTCGTCCGCAAGAAGGGCGCGACGGTCGACGGCAAGACGCTGCTCGAGCACATGCGTCCGAAGCTCGCGAGCTGGTGGCTGCCGGACGCCGTCGAATTCCTGGACGAATTCCCGATGACCGGCACCGGCAAGGTGCTGAAATCGGCGCTGCGCGAGCGCTTCAGGGAGTACCGCGTCGGCTAA